From the genome of Eucalyptus grandis isolate ANBG69807.140 chromosome 2, ASM1654582v1, whole genome shotgun sequence, one region includes:
- the LOC104433363 gene encoding cytochrome P450 CYP749A22: MEISMAIVLSSLFVFLILWSLTELARQLWWNPLRIQRTMARQGIKGPPYRFLHGSTRETMKMRMEARSTPMDDLSHDILPKVQPHIDSWINTYGRNYISWYGAQAQLVITEPELIKEVLINRDKTFPKIGPRSFAKYLLGDGLVSTIDGIKWAKKRRLANHTFHGESLKNMVPAMVDSAHVMLEKWKQQEGEEIEVFEEFKLLTSEVISRTAFGSSYVEGRNIFEMLTNLGLLVSRNALRMRFPGISKIWKTADEIEAEKLKKGIHVAILEIAKKREKKVMAGEADDYGNDFLGQLVKAYRDNDESKKITVDDLVDECKTFYFAGQETTTAMRRGSYSS; this comes from the exons ATGGAGATCAGCATGGCGATTGTGTTGAGCTCTCTCTTTGTGTTTCTAATCTTATGGTCTCTCACCGAGCTGGCGCGTCAGCTATGGTGGAATCCGCTCAGAATACAGAGGACGATGGCCCGACAGGGAATCAAAGGTCCTCCCTATAGGTTCCTCCATGGGAGCACGAGGGAAACAATGAAGATGAGAATGGAAGCCAGAAGCACGCCCATGGACGATCTCTCTCATGACATACTCCCTAAGGTTCAGCCTCACATCGACTCTTGGATCAACACATACg GGAGGAATTACATAAGTTGGTACGGGGCGCAAGCTCAATTGGTCATCACTGAGCCAGAGCTGATTAAGGAGGTGCTAATCAATAGAGACAAAACGTTTCCGAAAATAGGACCGAGGAGCTTCGCCAAGTATCTTTTGGGAGATGGGCTCGTGTCAACCATAGATGGGATAAAGTGGGCAAAGAAGCGTAGACTCGCCAATCACACTTTCCACGGGGAAAGCCTCAAG AACATGGTTCCAGCGATGGTGGATAGTGCTCACGTGATGCTAGAGAAATGGAAGCAACAAGAAGGGGAAGAGATTGAGGtgtttgaagaatttaagttgCTGACCTCCGAAGTGATCTCAAGGACAGCTTTTGGGAGTAGCTACGTTGAAGGGAGAAACATCTTTGAGATGTTGACAAACTTGGGTTTGTTAGTGTCCAGGAATGCTTTGCGCATGAGGTTCCCAGGAATAAG TAAGATTTGGAAGACAGCGGATGAAATTGAAGCCGAGAAGCTCAAGAAAGGCATACATGTTGCAATCTTGGAGATCgccaagaaaagagagaagaaggtgaTGGCTGGGGAAGCAGATGACTATGGGAATGATTTCCTTGGGCAGCTTGTGAAGGCTTATCGTGATAATGATGAGAGCAAGAAAATCACAGTCGACGATCTAGTGGACGAGTGCAAGACATTCTACTTTGCTGGACAAGAAACCACCACTGCAATGCGACGTGGGTCATATTCCTCCTAG